From a region of the Corallococcus coralloides DSM 2259 genome:
- a CDS encoding intradiol ring-cleavage dioxygenase: MSDDERNHHDGLQQDLRVLAKRTERRELLRWMAFTSLIPIIGCGGPDSSGGSSDDASGCARIPEETAGPYPGDGSNGANALVLSGIVRGDIRSSIAGASGVAAGIPLTITLTLVASNDSCTPLRGYAIYLWHCDQAGRYSMYSSGVTQENYLRGVQVTDEEGKVTFTSIFPACYSGRWPHIHFEVYPSVEATSSSRNKVATSQLALPEDVCDTVYATSGYSQSVRNLSQISLSRDNVFSDSASTQLATVTGNTTDGYAASLVVPVRV, from the coding sequence ATGAGTGACGACGAACGGAACCACCACGACGGACTCCAGCAGGACCTGCGGGTCCTGGCGAAGCGCACGGAGCGGCGGGAGCTGCTGCGCTGGATGGCCTTCACCAGCCTCATTCCCATCATCGGCTGCGGAGGGCCGGACTCCAGCGGCGGCAGCAGCGACGACGCGTCCGGCTGTGCGCGGATTCCGGAGGAGACGGCCGGCCCCTATCCCGGTGACGGCTCCAACGGAGCCAACGCGCTGGTGCTGTCGGGCATCGTCCGCGGCGACATCCGCTCCAGCATCGCGGGCGCGAGCGGCGTCGCGGCGGGCATCCCGCTCACCATCACCCTCACGCTGGTCGCCAGCAACGACAGCTGCACGCCGCTCCGGGGCTACGCCATCTATCTGTGGCACTGCGACCAGGCGGGGCGGTACTCCATGTACTCGTCGGGCGTCACCCAAGAGAACTACCTGCGCGGCGTGCAGGTGACGGATGAAGAGGGCAAGGTGACCTTCACCAGCATCTTCCCCGCCTGCTACAGCGGACGTTGGCCGCACATCCACTTCGAAGTCTACCCCTCGGTGGAGGCGACCTCCTCCTCGCGCAACAAGGTGGCCACGTCCCAGCTGGCCCTGCCGGAGGACGTCTGCGACACCGTCTACGCGACGTCCGGCTATTCGCAGAGCGTCCGCAACCTCAGCCAGATTTCGCTCTCCCGCGACAACGTCTTCAGCGACAGCGCGTCCACGCAGCTGGCGACCGTGACGGGCAACACCACGGACGGCTACGCCGCGTCCCTGGTGGTGCCTGTCCGGGTCTGA
- a CDS encoding DUF3224 domain-containing protein: MTKRASGPFDVKLTPMAPESGAVEAAPGRMVLDKRFHGGLDATSQGQMLAVRTPVDGSAGYVAMERVSGTLDGRSGTFALQHSGTMTRGAPQLVITVVPDSGTGELTGLAGSMTIDIAPGGKHSYDFQYTLPDAP, translated from the coding sequence ATGACGAAGCGCGCGAGTGGTCCTTTCGACGTCAAGCTCACCCCCATGGCGCCGGAGTCAGGCGCGGTGGAGGCGGCCCCGGGCCGGATGGTGCTCGACAAGCGCTTTCACGGCGGGTTGGACGCCACGAGCCAGGGACAGATGCTCGCGGTGCGGACGCCGGTGGACGGGTCCGCGGGCTACGTGGCCATGGAGCGCGTCAGCGGGACGCTGGACGGCCGCTCTGGCACCTTCGCGCTCCAGCACTCCGGGACCATGACGCGCGGTGCCCCCCAGCTCGTCATCACGGTGGTGCCGGACTCCGGAACCGGCGAGCTCACGGGGCTCGCCGGTTCGATGACCATCGACATCGCGCCGGGCGGGAAGCACTCCTACGACTTCCAGTACACCCTGCCCGACGCGCCGTGA
- a CDS encoding DUF1772 domain-containing protein, with amino-acid sequence MMNLKPSAAEILLWLFVLNLGVAFGAGLYEHRIALPRWLDVTGAHWSAEAARQDDVGRRFWGFVTTGPLTLLTLASLYFATRATGPLRSWWLAAALVALVDRLLTFSYFIPTMVRLMQSPDTPAAVETAMRWARMNQLRHVLAGGAWLAALQALSWLRVTRGA; translated from the coding sequence ATGATGAACCTGAAGCCTTCCGCGGCGGAAATCCTGTTGTGGCTCTTCGTGCTCAACCTGGGCGTCGCGTTCGGCGCGGGGCTCTATGAGCACCGCATCGCGCTCCCCCGGTGGCTCGACGTCACGGGCGCGCACTGGTCCGCGGAGGCGGCGCGCCAGGATGACGTGGGCCGGCGCTTCTGGGGCTTCGTCACCACGGGGCCGCTGACGCTGCTCACGCTGGCCAGCCTCTACTTCGCCACCCGGGCCACGGGGCCGCTGCGCTCGTGGTGGCTCGCGGCCGCGCTGGTGGCGCTCGTGGACCGGTTGCTGACCTTCTCGTACTTCATCCCCACGATGGTCCGGCTGATGCAATCGCCAGACACTCCGGCGGCCGTGGAGACCGCCATGCGGTGGGCCCGGATGAACCAGCTCCGGCATGTCCTCGCGGGAGGCGCGTGGCTCGCGGCCCTTCAAGCCCTGTCCTGGCTCCGGGTGACGCGAGGCGCGTGA
- a CDS encoding helix-turn-helix domain-containing protein, whose amino-acid sequence MSPRHALLAQIGADVVRFQEASAEFDSAVGAVLALGREELTCLAQLHFGGPAPLSAVARGADVERLELAGYVQREGSGSTRRLALTGHAREWIETLWGPLQADGLQLMAPLPDAELKVIARFLGEARKVQDRHSARVAKLLQEPGGTRAARRRGGLSAAALHRVRLFIEAHLTRKIRVGELARRSGLSVFYFTRAFRQSMGMTPHAYVQQRRVERARGLLSHTTRSLGDIALAVGFSSQSHFTTVFRRVTGLTPAVLRRGGR is encoded by the coding sequence ATGAGCCCCCGGCACGCACTCCTCGCCCAGATTGGCGCCGACGTCGTCCGCTTCCAGGAAGCCTCCGCGGAGTTCGACTCCGCCGTGGGAGCGGTGCTCGCGCTCGGCCGCGAGGAGCTGACCTGTCTGGCGCAGCTGCACTTCGGCGGCCCCGCGCCCCTGAGCGCGGTCGCACGAGGCGCGGATGTGGAGCGATTGGAGCTCGCCGGTTACGTCCAGCGTGAGGGCTCGGGAAGCACCAGGAGGCTCGCGCTCACCGGACATGCGCGCGAATGGATTGAAACCCTCTGGGGTCCGCTCCAGGCGGATGGCTTGCAGCTGATGGCGCCCCTGCCTGACGCGGAGTTGAAGGTCATTGCCCGGTTCCTGGGCGAGGCGAGGAAGGTGCAGGACCGCCATTCCGCCCGCGTGGCGAAGCTGCTCCAGGAACCCGGAGGGACCCGAGCGGCGCGGCGTCGCGGGGGGCTCTCCGCCGCCGCGCTCCACCGCGTGCGGCTCTTCATCGAAGCGCACCTCACACGGAAGATACGGGTGGGCGAGCTGGCCCGGCGCTCGGGGCTGAGCGTCTTCTACTTCACCCGCGCCTTCCGGCAGTCCATGGGCATGACGCCGCACGCCTACGTGCAGCAGCGGAGGGTGGAGCGGGCGCGAGGCCTGTTGAGCCACACGACCCGCTCCCTCGGAGACATCGCGCTCGCGGTCGGCTTCAGCTCCCAGAGTCACTTCACCACGGTGTTCCGCCGGGTGACGGGACTCACGCCCGCCGTCCTGCGGCGTGGGGGGCGCTGA
- a CDS encoding lipocalin family protein: MARPKSPLVWILLAVGGACAFCCTGTLGLMALGLFAGDSDTPGAPGAVNRAHGGRPGEPGGFAFDAPQGWKTQADGRFILEWTDRGDTLGVEALRLPALPGLDDAEARLAKVWQERIGADWNRVPQNPLVMRRFMSNGARAFFTAAEVRAKNNDRSFRVSLYLVEAGDRLEPLVFIQSFMTPGGLGEALSASFSWNTSYARVEEALKGVRGSPVGLPLVDDTEVVGHFVYGTSSTAQWVNAYTGGTTMTAVSYSIDYTFGANHAFQYKYGGASGQVGAMRFGSEDDRGTWSVKHDVLTLTGAKRTRRYLLIGAARSPEGKRTLYLMSDNGGWSLAPGAIGQDGQLYVEVD; encoded by the coding sequence ATGGCCCGTCCCAAGAGTCCCCTCGTCTGGATCCTCCTCGCGGTCGGAGGTGCCTGCGCGTTCTGCTGCACCGGAACCCTGGGGCTCATGGCCCTGGGCCTCTTCGCCGGAGACAGCGACACTCCTGGAGCTCCAGGCGCCGTGAACCGGGCGCACGGCGGCAGGCCCGGCGAACCCGGAGGCTTCGCGTTCGACGCGCCCCAGGGCTGGAAGACCCAGGCGGACGGGCGGTTCATCCTCGAGTGGACCGACCGGGGTGACACCCTGGGCGTGGAGGCGCTCCGGCTGCCGGCCCTGCCCGGGCTCGACGACGCCGAGGCCCGGCTCGCGAAGGTGTGGCAGGAGCGCATTGGCGCGGACTGGAACCGCGTGCCGCAGAACCCGCTGGTGATGCGGCGCTTCATGTCCAACGGGGCCCGCGCCTTCTTCACCGCCGCGGAGGTGCGCGCGAAGAACAACGACCGGAGCTTCCGCGTGAGCCTCTATCTGGTGGAGGCGGGCGACCGCCTGGAGCCGCTGGTGTTCATCCAGAGCTTCATGACGCCCGGGGGCCTGGGTGAAGCCCTGTCCGCTTCGTTCTCCTGGAACACGTCCTACGCCCGGGTGGAGGAAGCGCTGAAAGGGGTGCGCGGCAGCCCCGTGGGCCTGCCGCTGGTGGACGACACGGAGGTGGTGGGCCACTTCGTCTACGGCACCAGCAGCACGGCCCAATGGGTCAACGCCTATACCGGCGGCACCACCATGACCGCGGTCTCCTACAGCATCGACTACACCTTCGGCGCCAATCACGCGTTCCAATACAAGTACGGGGGCGCGTCCGGCCAGGTGGGCGCGATGAGGTTCGGCTCCGAGGACGACCGGGGCACCTGGAGCGTGAAGCACGACGTGCTGACGCTCACCGGAGCGAAACGGACACGCCGGTACCTGCTCATCGGGGCGGCGCGCTCGCCGGAGGGAAAGCGCACGCTCTACCTCATGAGCGACAATGGAGGCTGGTCGCTGGCGCCGGGTGCCATTGGCCAGGATGGCCAGCTGTACGTGGAGGTGGACTGA
- a CDS encoding serine hydrolase domain-containing protein, producing MAVLHRGLRLGMALLASFTAPACGPEAPAGAALEVDEQELEAVRSPLPPLNREALRQAIAGLPNAEVSGALVRVSGADGRWLGTSGVADIRTGAPVPADAHFRIGSMTKTFTAVVVLQLAAEGRVDLDRPVQDYLPRLLPAGVYAPITVRQLLNFTHGLPGVPVPQKDPDWFFENRFRRFSPRELLSLTLPQGPRFAPGTQQEYGNIGYLVAGLLIEQVTGRPYGDAVRERILRPLHLRDTFVPGNDVTLPGRHARGYEEVEPEETGCPAGAIAYGTRCLVDVTEASQSVPWAAGEMISTAEDMDRFLVALFQGRLLPRKLQEELFIVPDLPAAGGGRASYSAGLRRHDINGVIFWGKTGDRHGYNNGMGATRDLRRRLIYSVNTLHMGGDQPDIAVRIIMAALQGPSQP from the coding sequence ATGGCTGTCCTGCACCGCGGACTGCGGCTGGGTATGGCATTGCTCGCGAGCTTCACGGCCCCTGCCTGCGGGCCGGAGGCACCGGCCGGTGCCGCGCTGGAGGTGGACGAACAGGAGCTGGAGGCGGTGCGGTCGCCCCTGCCGCCCCTGAACCGCGAGGCGCTGCGACAGGCCATCGCGGGGCTGCCGAACGCGGAGGTGTCCGGCGCCCTGGTCCGGGTGAGCGGCGCGGACGGGCGTTGGCTGGGCACGTCCGGCGTGGCCGACATCCGCACGGGCGCTCCGGTGCCCGCGGACGCGCACTTCCGCATTGGCAGCATGACGAAGACGTTCACGGCCGTCGTCGTGCTGCAGCTCGCGGCCGAGGGGCGCGTGGACCTGGACCGGCCCGTCCAGGACTACCTGCCGCGCCTGCTGCCCGCGGGCGTCTACGCGCCCATCACCGTGCGCCAGCTGCTCAACTTCACCCACGGCCTGCCCGGCGTGCCGGTGCCGCAGAAGGACCCCGACTGGTTCTTCGAGAACCGCTTCCGGCGCTTCAGCCCCCGGGAGCTCCTCTCCCTGACGCTTCCCCAGGGCCCTCGCTTCGCCCCGGGCACGCAGCAGGAGTACGGCAACATCGGCTACCTCGTGGCGGGGTTGCTCATCGAACAGGTGACGGGCCGCCCCTACGGGGACGCGGTGCGCGAGCGCATCCTGCGGCCGCTGCACCTGCGGGACACCTTCGTGCCCGGCAACGACGTGACCCTTCCCGGGCGCCACGCGCGTGGCTACGAGGAGGTCGAGCCGGAAGAGACAGGCTGCCCGGCGGGTGCCATCGCGTACGGCACGCGCTGCCTGGTGGACGTCACCGAGGCCAGCCAGTCCGTGCCCTGGGCCGCCGGAGAAATGATCTCCACCGCCGAGGACATGGACCGCTTCCTCGTCGCGCTCTTCCAGGGGCGGCTGCTGCCGCGCAAGCTGCAGGAGGAGCTGTTCATCGTCCCGGACCTGCCCGCCGCGGGAGGTGGCCGCGCCAGCTACAGCGCGGGCCTCAGGCGCCACGACATCAACGGCGTCATCTTCTGGGGCAAGACGGGCGACCGGCACGGCTACAACAACGGGATGGGCGCCACGAGGGATCTGCGCCGGCGCCTCATCTACTCGGTCAATACGCTCCACATGGGAGGGGACCAGCCGGACATCGCCGTGCGGATCATCATGGCGGCCCTGCAGGGGCCCTCCCAGCCATAG
- a CDS encoding glutathione S-transferase N-terminal domain-containing protein, whose product MATLDTPVLIGRSSSHFTRIARLFATELGVDHSFQVVRDLLSTNPEDYGGNPALRIPVLKTAQGAWFGALNVSRELWRRSNPRPRVVWPEDLDTPLLANMQELTLQAMATEVTLVMEKMAGAGEGTTHARKLRESLLNMMAWLEANASAALAALPPERSLSYLEVTLFCLVTHLEFRDVLPTASYATLNRFCQQFAQRPSASTTLFRFDV is encoded by the coding sequence ATGGCAACGCTCGACACGCCTGTCCTCATCGGCCGTTCAAGCTCGCACTTCACACGCATTGCCCGGCTCTTCGCCACGGAGCTGGGAGTCGACCATTCCTTCCAGGTGGTGCGGGACCTCCTGTCCACGAACCCGGAGGACTACGGCGGCAACCCCGCGCTCCGGATCCCCGTCCTGAAGACAGCTCAAGGTGCCTGGTTCGGAGCGCTCAATGTCTCCCGTGAGCTGTGGCGGCGGTCGAATCCCAGACCCCGGGTGGTGTGGCCGGAGGACCTGGACACGCCCCTGCTGGCGAACATGCAGGAGCTCACCCTGCAAGCCATGGCGACGGAGGTGACGCTGGTCATGGAGAAGATGGCCGGCGCCGGTGAGGGCACGACCCACGCACGCAAGCTCCGTGAGTCATTGCTCAACATGATGGCCTGGCTGGAGGCGAACGCGAGCGCCGCGCTGGCCGCCCTCCCACCCGAGCGGAGCCTGAGCTACCTGGAGGTCACTCTCTTCTGTCTCGTGACCCATCTGGAGTTCCGGGACGTCCTCCCCACGGCCTCCTATGCAACGCTGAACCGCTTCTGTCAGCAGTTCGCACAGCGCCCCTCCGCCAGCACCACCCTGTTCCGCTTTGATGTCTGA
- a CDS encoding helix-turn-helix domain-containing protein — protein sequence MSALDITEVAKRSGVPASTLRFYEERGLIASIGRRGLRRLFGPEVLERLALIAMGRAAGFSLDEIARMFAADGRPRIDRKLLAAQAEKLDKTIRELSAMRDGLRHAASCPAPSHMECPTFRRLLRGAASGAMGARRKRTPRKP from the coding sequence ATGAGCGCATTGGACATCACGGAGGTGGCGAAGCGCTCCGGTGTTCCCGCCTCGACATTGCGCTTCTATGAGGAGCGGGGGCTGATTGCCTCCATTGGCAGGCGGGGACTGCGCCGCCTGTTCGGGCCCGAGGTGCTGGAGCGGCTGGCGCTGATCGCCATGGGGCGCGCAGCGGGCTTCTCTCTCGATGAGATCGCGCGCATGTTCGCGGCGGACGGGCGGCCGCGAATCGACCGGAAGCTGCTCGCGGCCCAGGCGGAGAAGCTGGACAAGACGATCCGCGAGCTGAGCGCGATGCGCGACGGCCTGCGGCACGCCGCGTCCTGCCCCGCCCCAAGCCACATGGAGTGCCCCACCTTCCGCCGCCTCCTGCGAGGCGCAGCGTCAGGCGCGATGGGCGCGCGAAGGAAGAGGACACCGCGGAAGCCGTAG
- a CDS encoding class I SAM-dependent methyltransferase produces the protein MDDTRQPEDEQSKLWNGTAGHAWAENQAVLDAMFKPFEDLLVEAVVAGSASQVLDIGCGTGSTTLAVARRLGAKGHCTGIDISEPMLAAARARADQEGTPARFIRANAQLHAFEPASFDMIISRFGVMFFEDPVRAFANLRRAARNDAELLAIAWRSPSENPFMTTAERAAAPLVPNLPARRPDAPGQFAFADSKRVHRILEESGWAGIDIRPIEVTCTLPEKELVNYLTRFGLLGRVLPEVDERTRAQLIETVRAAFEPFVHGAEVRYTAACWKVGARASASP, from the coding sequence ATGGATGACACGCGCCAGCCCGAGGACGAGCAGTCGAAGCTGTGGAACGGCACCGCCGGACACGCCTGGGCTGAAAACCAGGCGGTGCTCGACGCGATGTTCAAGCCGTTCGAAGACCTGCTCGTCGAAGCAGTCGTCGCAGGCTCCGCGAGCCAGGTGCTCGACATCGGTTGCGGCACGGGCAGCACGACGCTCGCCGTCGCGCGGCGGCTGGGCGCGAAGGGCCACTGCACCGGCATCGACATCTCCGAGCCGATGCTCGCCGCCGCCCGGGCCCGGGCCGACCAGGAGGGCACCCCGGCCCGCTTCATCCGCGCCAACGCACAGCTGCACGCCTTCGAGCCCGCGAGCTTCGACATGATCATCTCGCGCTTCGGCGTCATGTTCTTCGAGGACCCCGTCAGGGCCTTCGCGAACCTGCGGCGTGCCGCGAGGAACGACGCGGAGCTCCTGGCCATCGCGTGGCGGAGCCCTTCAGAGAATCCGTTCATGACGACAGCCGAGCGCGCCGCCGCGCCGCTCGTGCCGAACCTCCCCGCACGCCGGCCGGACGCGCCCGGGCAGTTCGCCTTCGCGGATTCGAAGCGGGTCCACCGCATCCTGGAAGAGAGCGGCTGGGCCGGAATCGACATCCGCCCCATCGAGGTGACCTGCACCCTGCCCGAGAAGGAGCTGGTCAACTACCTGACCCGGTTCGGGCTCCTCGGAAGGGTCCTCCCGGAGGTGGACGAGAGGACTCGCGCCCAGCTCATCGAAACGGTCCGCGCCGCGTTCGAGCCCTTCGTGCACGGAGCGGAGGTCCGCTACACCGCTGCCTGCTGGAAGGTGGGAGCCAGAGCGTCAGCGAGCCCCTGA
- a CDS encoding aldehyde dehydrogenase family protein, with the protein MLDTERGGEPLRHLESRLLLAEARRAVPEAFDSQGRLLSPVAGKWVQPPAWFKAISPVDGSVLAELPLLGAAQVAAGVEQAAAEFAPWAARPLDDRARTVAEAVVLLHSHRDLLVRILAWDIGKTLPTASNDVDRCLAGIAWYLEQMGRMIDGRKPLGLVSNIASWNYPFSVLLLNVLVQSLAGNSVIAKIPTQGGGVSLTLAFALLRRAGLPVSLVGGRGRDLSEALVGHSHIAGVAFIGGRANGGEVHRRLRDTDKRYALEMEGVNAYAITHFTDWDGLGEQIRAGFDFGKQRCTAYTRWVVEKSLVPKFVRTYVDTVSTLRVGNPVVGAHVDFGPLISPSKVQELRTLIEEARAQGTQVLHQGMLAEDAFSARQERGAYLPPVLLFGVPRDSELYLREPFGPVDVLVSVDSEEELLREANVSNGALVASVATDDPELARRIAERLHAFKVGINALRSRGDREESFGGRGGSWAGAFVGGIHLVRAFTDGPHPMEGNWPA; encoded by the coding sequence ATGCTGGATACCGAACGTGGTGGCGAGCCCCTTCGTCATCTTGAAAGTCGTCTCCTGCTGGCCGAGGCCCGGAGGGCCGTGCCGGAAGCCTTTGACTCCCAGGGCCGGCTGCTCTCTCCCGTTGCTGGGAAGTGGGTCCAGCCGCCTGCCTGGTTCAAGGCCATCTCGCCCGTTGACGGCAGCGTCCTCGCGGAGCTGCCGCTGCTTGGCGCCGCGCAGGTCGCCGCGGGCGTCGAGCAGGCAGCGGCGGAGTTCGCGCCCTGGGCGGCCCGGCCGCTCGATGACCGCGCCCGGACTGTCGCGGAGGCGGTGGTGCTGCTCCATTCGCACCGGGACCTGCTCGTCCGGATCCTCGCGTGGGACATTGGCAAGACGCTGCCCACGGCCTCCAACGACGTGGACCGGTGTCTCGCGGGCATCGCGTGGTACCTGGAGCAGATGGGCCGGATGATCGATGGCCGCAAGCCGCTCGGCCTGGTGTCGAACATCGCCTCCTGGAACTATCCCTTCTCCGTCCTGCTGCTCAACGTGCTCGTGCAGTCGCTCGCGGGCAACTCGGTCATCGCGAAGATTCCGACCCAGGGCGGCGGCGTCTCGCTCACGCTCGCCTTCGCGTTGCTGCGCCGCGCGGGCCTTCCCGTCTCGCTCGTCGGCGGACGCGGAAGGGACCTCTCCGAGGCGCTCGTCGGCCATTCCCATATCGCGGGCGTCGCCTTCATTGGCGGCCGCGCCAACGGTGGCGAGGTCCACCGCCGCCTGCGTGACACGGACAAGCGCTATGCGTTGGAGATGGAGGGCGTGAACGCCTACGCCATCACGCACTTCACGGATTGGGACGGGCTCGGCGAGCAGATTCGCGCGGGCTTCGACTTCGGCAAGCAACGCTGCACCGCCTACACCCGCTGGGTCGTCGAAAAGTCGCTCGTCCCGAAGTTCGTCCGGACGTATGTCGATACGGTCTCCACGCTGCGCGTCGGCAATCCGGTCGTGGGGGCGCACGTGGACTTCGGGCCGCTCATCTCCCCCAGCAAGGTCCAGGAGCTCCGCACCCTCATCGAAGAGGCGCGGGCGCAGGGCACGCAGGTGTTGCATCAGGGGATGCTCGCGGAGGACGCCTTCTCCGCGCGGCAGGAGCGGGGTGCATACCTGCCGCCCGTCCTGCTCTTCGGCGTCCCGCGTGACAGTGAGCTCTACCTTCGTGAACCCTTCGGCCCCGTCGACGTCCTGGTGTCGGTGGACTCCGAGGAGGAGCTGCTGCGGGAGGCCAACGTCTCCAACGGCGCGCTCGTGGCCTCGGTGGCGACGGACGACCCGGAGCTCGCCCGGCGCATCGCGGAGCGGCTCCATGCCTTCAAGGTGGGCATCAACGCCCTGCGCTCGCGTGGCGACCGTGAGGAGTCCTTCGGCGGCAGGGGCGGCTCATGGGCAGGCGCCTTCGTCGGTGGCATCCACCTGGTGCGTGCCTTCACGGACGGCCCGCATCCCATGGAAGGCAACTGGCCCGCTTGA